The window AAGATGCAGGAACTCAACGAGCAGATGCGGAGCGAACGTGTTTCCGCCAGTTCGTCATGCAATCACGTTGAAGTCGTGATGAACGGTATCGGTGAAGTTCAATCGGTCGAGATTGCACCCGAAATTTTGGGTGTCGGCGGTGGTGAAGTCGTCGCTCCCGAAGACCTGGAACATGCAATTCGTGATGCCACCAACGCGGCGGGCGCAGCGGCCAAACAGTTGTACGCCAGTGCGATCAGCCAGCTTGCATCGGACATGGATCTGAACATGCCCGGAGTCGATGGTTTGCTAACGAGCTTGACGGGCGGCAATGGATGAGCGGACACGCCGGTGCGGTATC of the Rhodopirellula bahusiensis genome contains:
- a CDS encoding YbaB/EbfC family nucleoid-associated protein, which produces MFKGLGNLGNIASMVGKLQEIPQKMQELNEQMRSERVSASSSCNHVEVVMNGIGEVQSVEIAPEILGVGGGEVVAPEDLEHAIRDATNAAGAAAKQLYASAISQLASDMDLNMPGVDGLLTSLTGGNG